The stretch of DNA GTTAAATTCAGTAGTATCCGCAACACGATCAATTTCTTCTACTAATGCATCAACTTCTTTTTGAATTTCTTGACGGTCAGCATTCGTATTTGTATCGTTAGAAGCTTGTGTAGAAAGTTCACGCATGCGCTGCAAAATAGATTGAGTTTCGTTAAGTGCACCCTCAGCCGTTTGAATAAGACTGATACCATCTTGAGCATTCTGCTGCGCTTGCTCCAACCCACGAATCTGCCCGCGCATTTTTTCAGATATCGCCAGACCCGCAGCATCATCCGCTGCAGAATTAATACGCATACCAGAAGACAGTTTTTCCAAAGAATTTTGGGTAGCTTGGTTGTTTTGCGACAGCTGACGCTGAGTATTCAACGCCGCAATGTTGTGATTAATTCTCATTGTTAATTTCCTCCTTGAAATTGTACTCCCACGTCCTTGTGGTCGTTTTGGAAAAGTGATGGCGGCCACCGTTCACTCGTCTTACACTTCTTATATCGGACATGTACTACAAATGTTTAATACTTTTTTCTGCATTAAAAATCCATTCACTTGATTAATTTGTTAAAAGATTTTTAAACTAGGTAAATAGGATTATAGTGAAATTTGTCGAATTGTGTTATAGTACCTTCTGTCTAGACAAATAGGGGGTATATACATATGGGGGAAACATTGAGGAACCAGGATGGATCAAGACAGCCAATCACCGGTGTTCTCATTGACCCAAATCCGGTAACAAATGCCGGGTTAAAATCTGTGCTAGAGGAGGACCCACAGGTACAACTCAAGTCATCCAAGGCACTGTCTTCTAAAGACAATGATGTTGATTTCATTATTTGCACGGTTAACATTTTTGAGAAAAGTAGCTACCATTGGCGGGATAAGGTTAAGAAACTGGATAGCCAGACTCATCTCCCTATAATGGTCGTTTCTTATCATGATGAACCGTCATTCGTTATTGATGCACTTGAGTGTGGGGCATCTGGGTTTTTGCCGCAAAGCGCAGCGTCGGAAACCTTAATTGAGGGATGCCATTTGTTGGTCGAGTATGGGGTCTACTTGGACCATCATTATGTCTTACCTCTATGTAACAGAATCAGCGGTTTTAGACATCCCGAAACATTACCGAAAGGGACGTCTTTCGCCATTGATCATGAGTTCATCCGCCGGTTTTTTACTAAACGGGAAATTGAGATTTTTGAACTTTTGGTCATGGGAACGAGTACGGAGAAAATAGCGAAGCAACTGTTTATCTCTCTGTACACATTACGGAACCATTTAAAAAACATGCTGAGAAAAACGAAAACTGAAAGCCGCACATCTTTGGTTAGTAAAGCTTACCGGTTAAAATGGGTCGTTTATTACAAGAAAGAAACACAAACTTCGTGATGTGAACAACATTTTTCTAACCTCGTTCACTTAATTCTACATAAATAACGCCCCTTCAGTGACAGCCTTTTCACCGTCATTTAAGGGGCGTTTTCCTTATCCTGCCCAAAATCAGGACTAATCAACTATAAACATTCATTAAAAGTCACCCGATATGACTAAGTAGGACTTTAAGCTTAGGACATAAAGGGGATTATCATGAGTTTTTTTCAAAAATTCAGGTGGAAAAATTTAAAATTGGGTCCAAAATATAGCGTTGCCTTTATCAGTACTGTGGTATTAGTTGCCATTTCATCAATATTGATTGGCGGATTCCTTAACAGTATTCGAAGTGACTCAGCAGCTCTGCAAAGACGCGGGGAGCGGGCAATCGACGTGACACAAATGGGCTCATTATTCAGAACCAAGGATATTCAGATCGCTGATTACATTAATCAACCATCACAGGAGTCAATAAAGGCATTTCAAGACAAACAAGAACAATTTCACCAACTTGAAGAGACAATCAAGCCGGAAATGGATACTAAAGAGCAGAAGACCTTATTTAATCAAATCAGTCAGAATAATAAAAAGGTCAACCAACTCTTTTTAACTCGAATTATCAATGCCATATCCGTCAATAACAACGATAGAGCTACGAAATTCCGGAAAGAAGTTGCTGAACTTCGCAGTGAAACTGTGGACTTACTCCAACAATTGCGCGAAATCGTCAACAAAGAACGGAATAGTGCTGTATCAAATTTACATAAAAGTACAACTGGCACGTTCGTTGTTCTCATGAGTTCAATCATTATTTCCATTATTTTAGGTGTCGGTATCATTGTTGTCATCAATCGTGTTGTCAAAAAAGCCTTCACACATGTGATTGATACAGCCAGTGATGTCGCGGACGGCAATTTATCCGTCGATAATATCAACTATCATAGTCATGATGAATTAGGGCAGCTAGCGACAGCGTTCAATCGCATGCTCAACAATTTAAAACAGATGGTCACGGATATTCGCACCGCTTCTGAAGAAGTTAAAAGCAACAGTGAAGAGCTTGCCCAATCGGCTGATGAGGTGACGGAGGGCAGTTCACAAATAGCTTCAACCATGCAAGAGTTAACATCCGGTGTCCAAGAACAATCATCAACGACGACGAACATTTCTCATAACGTGAACCAATTTTTGCAAAAGGTGCACCAAGAAAGTGATAACAGTCAAATGGTTCATTCGTCTTCCCAAGAAGTGATGGAGCTAACCAATCAAGGTTCCACATTTATGGAAGACTCCGTCGCACAAATGCAGACAATCAACAAGAACTTCGAACAATCGGCAACGAAACTGAAAGGTTTTGAAGGCCGGACACAAGAAATTACCAAACTCGTTGATGTGATTCAAGGGATTTCTGAACAAACCAATTTATTAGCGCTGAATGCTTCCATCGAAGCCGCTAGAGCGGGGGAACACGGACGTGGCTTCGCTGTCGTTGCCAGTGAAATTCAGAAACTATCCGAACAAGTTTCCCAGTCCGTTGGTGAGATTACCGATGTTGTCCAACGTATTGAAAATGAATCGAATGAAATCAGTGGGATGTTAACGAACGGCTTCCATGAAGTCGAGCAGGGTACGGACAAATTAGAAAAATCCAATCAAGCCTTTACGACCATTTACACCAACATTGTGGACATGGTTGACCGCCTTCAATCTATGTCCACTCACCTAACGGAAATTAATGAACAAGGTAAGGAAATCAATCAATCCATTGAAAATATGGCTGCCATATCGGAACAAAGTTCAGCGGGGATCGAGCAAGCCTCCGCGTCCGTTCAGCAAAATAGCAGCACCATGGAAGAAATTAAAGCCAGTTCCGAAGCCCTTGCCAGACTTGGCGAAAATTTAAATGACACTGTTGGTCAATTCAAATTATAAATCTGAAGCCAACATCGCTGGTTGCGGTGTTGGTTTTTTGATAATCCCGCCAAATTGAGACAGAATCCCGCCAATTTGAAACGTAATCCCGCCAATTTTACTAATAATTCCGCCAAATCGCTTTCCTTTTCTTTGAACCTCGTTTATAATGGGAATATAAGTTCGCTATAGAGGTGATATCGCTCATGACTCGAATCAACAACCTCGACGACATCATTGAACAAGTCAAAGCTGATAAGTGGATGATGGATGTGTTAAAAGCGGCCAAGTCCCTTGATTTGCCCGACTGGTGGGTCTGTGCGGGATTCGTGCGTGCAAAAATCTGGGATGTTTTGCACGGATTTCAGCAGAGAACCCCTCTGCCGGATGTCGATGTCATTTACTTTAATGATTCGATGATTGAAGAAGCGCAAGAAAAGACATACGAGCAACAGCTAAAAAGTATTATTCCTGATATCCCTTGGTCCGTCAAAAATCAGGCGAGGATGCATGTGCTCAATAATAATCCCCCCTACACATCTTCAATCGATGCGATGTCAAAATTTCCAGAGACAGCAACAGCCTTGGGACTGAAGCTTAACCGTGACAATGATATCATCCTCGCTGCGCCTTGTGGCCTTAATGATGTTATTAACCTCAAGGTCAAGCCAACACCCTATTTTCAGGAAACAAAGGAACGAGCACAAATTTACGAACAACGTTTAATCCAAAAGCATTGGCAAGCGAATTGGGATAAGATTAAGGTTACTAAAATATGATAATATTGTGATATGGACTAAGCTATGATTTTCGTCAAACTTTTAAAAGGAGCTAACCTTAATGGAAGTATTCGCGCTAAGCGGAGACAGTGGTACGGGCAAAAGCACAAGTGCACATTTTTTTGCCTATGAGAATAGTATCCCGGCCATTGTCGACGACGGTTTATTAATTTTTAACGGAAAAAAAATAGCCGGCACCTCTGCAAAATATGAGAAAAACTATATAACCGCAATCAAACGGGCCACCTTTTTTTATAAGGAACATACCAAAGAGGTCCGCGATGTCATTGAACACTTACCCGTTCATAGAATTCTTATTATCGGCACATCGGAAAAGATGGTCAAATTAATAGCCTCCAGATTACATTTAGGCCCCATTAATCATTATGTGAACATCGAAGACGTCCGGTCATCGGGCCAAATTAAAATGGCCTTGTTTGTTAGGAAAACTCAAGGGAAGCACGTGATCCCAATACCTGAATTACAGGTGGAACAATCTGTTTTTAAACGTTTAATCTCAAAAGGGATTCAATTATTATCACCCCAGAAAGAAGTGATTGGTGAAGCTACTGTTGTGCAGCCTAATTTCCAAGTGGGGGCAATATCCATCTATCCCGAAGTTTTGAAAAAGTTCATTTCGATCGCATGTGATAGCATCCCGGAAATCCACAGTTATAGCCATATCAGCGTTGCTCTTTCCGGATTACCTTATGCTGATTTGCAAGTGTCTCTCCAAATTACCAATGATACTGATGTCCTAAGCATAATTAAAAAAACCCAATCCCGTATTTTTCACCACTTTCAAGAATACTTAGGCATCGAATTGTACTCGATTGATGTCCATCTAACAAAGATCCACATACTGGATGCAGATATAAAATCAATCCAATCCTCAATGTAAGGATTGGATTGATCTACTAATCGTCGATTGTCGACAATTTAATTAACATTTTGTTCTGATTGATTAGCGGATACCCCACTATGATTAAATGATTTAATGTCTTCCTCACTATAGCCAAGACGCTCTAGAATCGCATCTGTATGCTCACCAAATTGCGGCGGTAAGCTATCGATTTGGCCTGGGGTTCTCGACAATTTCACGGGAATACCCAACATTTGTAAAGTCCCGAGTTCAGGGCTATTCGCTTCAACGACCATCTCCCGCTCTTTGACATGTGAATCTGTTAAAATGTCGGAGAACTGATTAACAGGTCCACATGGTATGCCAGCTTCTTCAATGACCGAGACCCATTCCTGCACGGTTTTCTCTTTAAATGCTTCTTCTAGTATAGAAATCAGTAAATCGCGATTATCCACTCTTCTAGGATTCGTTGCAAACCGTTCATCTTCCAAGATATCAAGGTCCATCACTGCCTTGAACTTCTGCCATAATTGATCGTTCCCAACGGCTAAAACAAAGTGGCCATTAGAAGCTCCAAACACTTGATAAGGTACAATATTTGGATGTGCTCCACCTAAAGGCTTCGGATCCTTTCCAGTTGCAAAATAATTACCGGCAAGGTAGGTTTGCCATGAAATCATGGTATCCAATAACGACGCATCAACCCATTGCCCAACTCCAGATCGCTCTCTCTCTTTAAGTGCCGCAAGAACTCCGATAGTTGCCCACATACCTGCGCCAATATCCGCGAGCGAATAGCCGCCTTTGACCGGTGATCCTCCTGGCTCTCCGGTCACAGACATGAGACCGCCCATCCCTTGAGCTAACACATCATATCCGGGTTTTTGTGCATAAGGCCCCGTCTGTCCGAAACCTGAGATAGAGGCTAAGATAATGCCGGGATTGTGTTGTTTCAAAGTTTCATAACCAATACCGAGCTTCTCTAATGTTCCTGGACGGAAGTTTTCAGCCACTACATCTGCATCTTCAACTAATTTTAATAATATTTCTTTGCCTTTCTCTTCTTTTAAGTTAAGGACAATACTTTGCTTATTTCGATTCACACTTAGAAAATAAGCGCTTTCTTCATCATTGACAAAAGGAGGCCCCCATTGTCTTGTATCATCGCCTTTTGGACTTTCAACTTTGATGACTTCGGCACCTAAATCCGCCAATGTCATTGTACAGAAAGGACCACTCAAAATCCTCGTTAAATCAACCACTTTTATACCGTTCAAAGGTAACATCCAACCACTCCTTTAAAAATGAGGTTTTCTTTTTTCTACAAATGCCTGAGTGCCTTCAGGAAAATCAACAGAGTCAACATATGATTCCAGTTCATCGTCCAGCAATCGATCCATCGGCGAGTTAACAGCTGCCACACCTTCTTTGACAGCTCTAAGCGAGGCTGGTGATTGCTCCTGAATACGTTTAGCTAGCGATATGACATAACGTTCAGGATTTTCCTTAACGGGAACCACATAGTTGACAGCCCCCCATTGATATGCCTCTTTCACATCTAACAACCGGCCTGTGTAGACAAGATCTTTGGTTTTGCTAGGACCCATTAAATCAACGATGCGTTTAATAAATTTTTTACTTAAGGTAATGCCTAATCGTCCGATGGGCATCCCTATCTTGGTCTTGTGTGTACCGATTCTAAGATCACAAGCTAAAGCAAGCTCAAATCCCGCACCAGCTGCGGGGCCATTAACTAAAGCAACCGTTGGAATAGGCAATGCTTCAAAAGCCGAAATTGCTTCTTCCATGGCCTTGAATGCGTCATTGACTTGATCAACTGACATCCGGCTGAATTCTTTAATATCAGAACCAGCTGTGAACAGCCCCCCTGAACCTCGAATAATAACAACTTTTGATTTCGGATTCTCAGGAATCCGTTTAGCAATATCAGCTAACTCCAACCACATATTGACCGTCATCGCATTTTTGTAATGCGGACGATTGATTGTTACAATTGCTAATCCTGAACTTTCCTGAAGTGTAATTTTCCCATCTTGTTCAACCCGATTGAGTGTCACTCTCATTGATAAGACTCCCCTCCATTTAACACAAAGTACAGTAATATATTTATTCTTTATTGATCTGATCATCAACCCTGCTAATAACATCTTGATTATGTTTTTCTAAAATACTATGAGCTTCTTCAGACCGGCCTTCCTTTAACAAATTGACAATTAGTTGATGTTCCCTCAGTGACTTTTGCATGTTTTTTTCTTCTAAAAACGAAATTCTTTGTAATGATAAAAGCGGGATACCTAGACGCGAGTACATATTTTTGATGATACTGCTCTGACTCATTTCAATAAGATGCAAATGAAATTGGTGATTTAAGTTCGCATAATCTTGGTTATCATTCTCAACTTCATCCATGAGTTTGACCTTATTTTCCATTTCCTTAATAATGGATTGATTGACTCCGACGACACTAATACGTTTCATAGCCATGGATTCTAGCATAATCCTTATCTCTAACAAATCATACGCTTCTGACTCAGTATAGCCTTTAACCACAGCCCCTTTCCTTGGAATGCGTTCAATTAAGCCTTCAATCGTTAATAAATATAAGGCCTCTCTAATAGGAGCCCGACTTGTGCCGAATTCACTGGCATACGCTGTCTCAACAACCTTTTCCCCAGGTACGAGCTCGCCTGTAATAATTTGTTCAGCTATTTTTTCAGCAATAAGATAAGAAAGTGAATTATTATCAATCATTTGATCTT from Tuberibacillus sp. Marseille-P3662 encodes:
- a CDS encoding response regulator transcription factor — encoded protein: MGETLRNQDGSRQPITGVLIDPNPVTNAGLKSVLEEDPQVQLKSSKALSSKDNDVDFIICTVNIFEKSSYHWRDKVKKLDSQTHLPIMVVSYHDEPSFVIDALECGASGFLPQSAASETLIEGCHLLVEYGVYLDHHYVLPLCNRISGFRHPETLPKGTSFAIDHEFIRRFFTKREIEIFELLVMGTSTEKIAKQLFISLYTLRNHLKNMLRKTKTESRTSLVSKAYRLKWVVYYKKETQTS
- a CDS encoding methyl-accepting chemotaxis protein, producing the protein MSFFQKFRWKNLKLGPKYSVAFISTVVLVAISSILIGGFLNSIRSDSAALQRRGERAIDVTQMGSLFRTKDIQIADYINQPSQESIKAFQDKQEQFHQLEETIKPEMDTKEQKTLFNQISQNNKKVNQLFLTRIINAISVNNNDRATKFRKEVAELRSETVDLLQQLREIVNKERNSAVSNLHKSTTGTFVVLMSSIIISIILGVGIIVVINRVVKKAFTHVIDTASDVADGNLSVDNINYHSHDELGQLATAFNRMLNNLKQMVTDIRTASEEVKSNSEELAQSADEVTEGSSQIASTMQELTSGVQEQSSTTTNISHNVNQFLQKVHQESDNSQMVHSSSQEVMELTNQGSTFMEDSVAQMQTINKNFEQSATKLKGFEGRTQEITKLVDVIQGISEQTNLLALNASIEAARAGEHGRGFAVVASEIQKLSEQVSQSVGEITDVVQRIENESNEISGMLTNGFHEVEQGTDKLEKSNQAFTTIYTNIVDMVDRLQSMSTHLTEINEQGKEINQSIENMAAISEQSSAGIEQASASVQQNSSTMEEIKASSEALARLGENLNDTVGQFKL
- a CDS encoding enoyl-CoA hydratase/isomerase family protein, producing the protein MRVTLNRVEQDGKITLQESSGLAIVTINRPHYKNAMTVNMWLELADIAKRIPENPKSKVVIIRGSGGLFTAGSDIKEFSRMSVDQVNDAFKAMEEAISAFEALPIPTVALVNGPAAGAGFELALACDLRIGTHKTKIGMPIGRLGITLSKKFIKRIVDLMGPSKTKDLVYTGRLLDVKEAYQWGAVNYVVPVKENPERYVISLAKRIQEQSPASLRAVKEGVAAVNSPMDRLLDDELESYVDSVDFPEGTQAFVEKRKPHF
- a CDS encoding nucleotidyltransferase family protein, translating into MTRINNLDDIIEQVKADKWMMDVLKAAKSLDLPDWWVCAGFVRAKIWDVLHGFQQRTPLPDVDVIYFNDSMIEEAQEKTYEQQLKSIIPDIPWSVKNQARMHVLNNNPPYTSSIDAMSKFPETATALGLKLNRDNDIILAAPCGLNDVINLKVKPTPYFQETKERAQIYEQRLIQKHWQANWDKIKVTKI
- a CDS encoding CaiB/BaiF CoA transferase family protein, translated to MLPLNGIKVVDLTRILSGPFCTMTLADLGAEVIKVESPKGDDTRQWGPPFVNDEESAYFLSVNRNKQSIVLNLKEEKGKEILLKLVEDADVVAENFRPGTLEKLGIGYETLKQHNPGIILASISGFGQTGPYAQKPGYDVLAQGMGGLMSVTGEPGGSPVKGGYSLADIGAGMWATIGVLAALKERERSGVGQWVDASLLDTMISWQTYLAGNYFATGKDPKPLGGAHPNIVPYQVFGASNGHFVLAVGNDQLWQKFKAVMDLDILEDERFATNPRRVDNRDLLISILEEAFKEKTVQEWVSVIEEAGIPCGPVNQFSDILTDSHVKEREMVVEANSPELGTLQMLGIPVKLSRTPGQIDSLPPQFGEHTDAILERLGYSEEDIKSFNHSGVSANQSEQNVN
- a CDS encoding GntR family transcriptional regulator; translation: MKDQMIDNNSLSYLIAEKIAEQIITGELVPGEKVVETAYASEFGTSRAPIREALYLLTIEGLIERIPRKGAVVKGYTESEAYDLLEIRIMLESMAMKRISVVGVNQSIIKEMENKVKLMDEVENDNQDYANLNHQFHLHLIEMSQSSIIKNMYSRLGIPLLSLQRISFLEEKNMQKSLREHQLIVNLLKEGRSEEAHSILEKHNQDVISRVDDQINKE